Proteins co-encoded in one Octopus sinensis unplaced genomic scaffold, ASM634580v1 Contig11541, whole genome shotgun sequence genomic window:
- the LOC115228976 gene encoding uncharacterized protein LOC115228976 produces the protein MTTPFFNLTDTTDIIYAVQLTYQALKKYSSKNNNWKGDMKANLKCSINRFIRLLAKMEIQKMVENGKPEYSMFDLFELSEEDTDKRKLNLLFGGTHSCDTPSGRGLFPFFDIAYQGLGQDFETDAWAIRLFLEDGMEFFTSQTFSKNFGLYGNEAQILREKYHVYVLPNGRVNMSGLSTSNVDYFTSALADVL, from the exons ATGACCACTCCTTTTTTCAATTTGACTGATACCACCGACATTATCTATGCCGTACAGCTGACATACCAAGCTCTTAAAAAATACTCCTCTAAGAATAACAATTGGAAAGGAGACATGAAAGCAAACTTAAAGTGCAGTATTAACAGATTCATACGCTTATTGGCCAAAATGGAAATTCAAA AAATGGTTGAAAATGGCAAGCCAGAATACTCAATGTTTGATCTCTTCGAACTATCCGAAGAGGACACCGACAAACGGAAACTAAACTTGTTGTTTGGAGGTACACATTCATGTGATACTCCCAGT GGACGAGGACTGTTCCCCTTCTTTGATATTGCCTACCAGGGACTCGGACAGGACTTTGAGACTGATGCCTGGGCTATTCGACTGTTTCTCGAGGATGGAATGGAGTttttcacttcccagacattctCCAAGAATTTTGGACTTTATG GGAATGAAGCACAAATTCTAAGAGAAAAGTATCACGTTTATGTTCTCCCAAATGGACGGGTTAATATGAGTGGACTGAGTACTTCGAATGTCGACTATTTTACTTCTGCCTTGGCCGATGTGCTCTAG
- the LOC115228977 gene encoding uncharacterized protein LOC115228977, with amino-acid sequence MVVGDLNAKHIELGYRVTNAHGLALKTLVEDLGLEIRTSSEPNHIDSRGGRDWLGLALVSPGMLNWVSKTILLPNIGSDHLPLLHELREPVPQRVPGYFNLRSGSWANLERFMASRLPSLLVGNTCANIRELEALDNGINAALTDYMRDNFKQNSVQGQSHSTLPYRVLNKIKFKRRLSRLRDECVYEENRVWFRGWISRLQREIRREIRELESSRWERACRRVDARFPDFWKQLKSLSGRGVANSVRLKRSDETLVSDPVEVAEIFSTHLDNISGTEGSQFVETSSFDTVQQMLSWDKRCQLGISRNDASDISEAEILAAISRSKNTAAGLDRIPMAIFKKALPLLITALQVLFSGSLRLGMIPSRWKVAEVILIGKPRMPHDVPGG; translated from the coding sequence ATGGTTGTTGGAGACCTGAATGCCAAGCACATAGAGCTTGGTTACAGGGTAACCAATGCGCATGGTTTGGCTCTGAAAACTCTGGTTGAAGACCTCGGGCTGGAAATCCGGACTTCAAGTGAGCCAAACCACATCGATTCGCGAGGCGGACGAGACTGGCTAGGGCTTGCTCTGGTCAGTCCTGGAATGCTAAATTGGgttagtaaaacaattttattgcccAATATTGGAAGCGACCATCTGCCTCTATTGCACGAACTCCGCGAACCAGTCCCTCAAAGGGTTCCGGGATACTTCAACCTCCGGTCGGGTTCTTGGGCCAACCTGGAGAGGTTCATGGCCAGCAGGTTGCCCTCACTTCTGGTGGGGAATACCTGTGCCAATATACGTGAGTTGGAGGCGTTAGATAATGGAATCAATGCTGCCCTGACTGATTATATGCgagataatttcaaacagaaCTCAGTGCAGGGTCAGTCACATTCCACGCTCCCATACCGggtcttaaataaaattaagtttaagCGCCGGCTATCCAGACTACGGGACGAATGCGTTTACGAGGAAAACCGTGTTTGGTTTCGAGGCTGGATTAGCCGGCTTCAGAGGGAGATCAGAAGAGAAATCCGCGAACTCGAAAGTTCACGGTGGGAGCGAGCCTGCAGACGCGTAGACGCCCGCTTCCCGGACTTCTGGAAACAGTTGAAGAGCTTGTCGGGGAGAGGGGTAGCAAATTCAGTGCGCCTTAAACGCTCTGATGAAACCCTTGTTTCGGACCCGGTTGAGGTGGCTGAAATATTTTCGACCCACCTCGATAACATCTCTGGAACTGAAGGAAGCCAGTTCGTGGAGACATCGTCCTTTGATACTGTCCAGCAGATGTTGTCGTGGGACAAGCGCTGCCAGCTGGGCATATCAAGGAACGATGCAAGCGACATTTCCGAAGCGGAGATTCTGGCAGCGATCTCCCGAAGTAAGAACACTGCGGCGGGTCTGGACCGGATCCCTATGGCTATCTTTAAGAAGGCCCTGCCGTTGTTGATCACGGCTTTACAGGTCTTGTTTAGCGGGAGCTTGCGACTTGGGATGATCCCCTCTAGATGGAAAGTGGCTGAGGTAATCCTTATCGGAAAACCCAGGATGCCTCATGATGTCCCTGGGGGATAA